Below is a genomic region from Lentisphaerota bacterium.
GGCGCTCCAATATTCCGCAGACAAGCTCACGGAACTGGGCCGCGATGCGCTGCTCGTCGCGCAGAAGCGGATGAACGAGCGCGATCTGAGCTACGGCAACATCGCCGCGGCCATCAACAGTTTCCGAGAGGCCGAGGTCTGTCTGGAGACCGTCGATCCGAAACCGGCCTTTTTTCCGGAGATCCTCAGCGGCAAAGAGGAGGCCATCGCCGAGCTGAACCGCCGCCACAAGGAGTACCGGTTTCTCGCCGACCGCGCCATCAATCTCGAGAACTGGGAGGCCGCCCGCGCCCAGCTTCGCGTCATCTGCGAACTCATTCCTGACCGGTCGGACGACCGCCACCGCGAGGCCTCCAGCAAGTTGCTCGACGTTGAGAAGCGCCTTCAGGCGCGTCGCAAGGACCGGTGAGGGGAGGCCTGACAAACTATGCGTTTGAAAAACCAGTCATCCGCTTCGGAAAGCGCCACGACGGGGCGATTGCCCCTGAACGATCCCGCGCATCGCAAGCCTTTCGGCCTGACCGTCCTCTGTGTCATGACCGCCCTGCTGGCCCTCGCCGGCAAGCGCGCCGAGCCGGTCGCCACGCCCGCCGCCGAATTGCAGATCATCTCCGTTCCCGATGGCGCCCGGGTGCTCATCAACCGCGTGGAGCGCGGTGCGACCCCGCTGACCGTCTCGGATCTCCCCCCGGGCGAGCATTTGGTGACCCTGATCAAGCGCGGCTATCGCGACCACTATGAAACGGTCGTGCTCGGCGCCAATGGCCGCCGCATGCTCGATGTCACCCTCGAACCGCGTGTCGCCATGCTCATCGCCCACAGCATCCCGCGTGGCGCAACCGTTTCCGCCGGCGGGGTCGACTTGGGTGTGACCCCGATCCTGATCAACTCCCTGGTCCCCGGCACGCACCGGATCCGTTTTAGCCTGCCGGGGTTTCAGCCGACTGAACGGGAGGTGATCGTGTCGGAACGCACGCCCGTGAAGGTCGCCGTCGAGCTGCGTTCCGACTCCGCCACACTCACCCTCGCGAGCGACCCGCCGGGCGCGGCGGTCGCGGTCAACGGCATCCCGCGTGGCACGACGCCCTGCGTCGTTGAGCGAATCCCCGAGGGCGAGGCCGTTGTCGACCTCAGCGCCGAGGGCTTCATCACGGTGAGCCAGACCGTCAAGCTCGCCGCAGGCGAGACTCAGACCTTGAACGTCACCCTGTCGCCGAAACCCGCCCGGCTGGTCGTAACCTCCCGGCCGCCGGGCGCCCGCGTGTACGTCAACAACGAGCGCCGCGGTGACACCCCCCTCACCCTCCCCGAACTCGCGCCCGGGACCTACCGCGTCCGCGTCGAACAGGATGGCTATGATCCCCTCGCCCGCACGCTCGAGCTCGTCCGCGCATCCGACACGATCGAGGAGTTCGGCCTCACCTCCAACACCGGTCTGATTCAACTGACCACAACGCCCGCCGACGTCGAAGTTTTCGTGGCCGGCAAGACCTTGGGCAAGACGAAAACGGGCCCGGACGAGAC
It encodes:
- a CDS encoding PEGA domain-containing protein; the protein is MRLKNQSSASESATTGRLPLNDPAHRKPFGLTVLCVMTALLALAGKRAEPVATPAAELQIISVPDGARVLINRVERGATPLTVSDLPPGEHLVTLIKRGYRDHYETVVLGANGRRMLDVTLEPRVAMLIAHSIPRGATVSAGGVDLGVTPILINSLVPGTHRIRFSLPGFQPTEREVIVSERTPVKVAVELRSDSATLTLASDPPGAAVAVNGIPRGTTPCVVERIPEGEAVVDLSAEGFITVSQTVKLAAGETQTLNVTLSPKPARLVVTSRPPGARVYVNNERRGDTPLTLPELAPGTYRVRVEQDGYDPLARTLELVRASDTIEEFGLTSNTGLIQLTTTPADVEVFVAGKTLGKTKTGPDETTNLSNPLLIGGLSVGTHALKLVRKGWAEKTIEITVKRGETLTRHVALDRLFIPDYEVITVSGTVYRGVFDAITELGVCMETAPGVMTVIPIKDIRKRGSLRDDAPKE